The sequence below is a genomic window from Bradyrhizobium septentrionale.
TCCGAGGCATCCGCCGCCTCGGCGGCCGCCAGCATGCGAGCGACCTCGGCCTTCAATTCCGCCTCGCGCTTCTTCATGCGCTCATAACTCATCGCCTTGTGTTTCGACGCGTTCGCCTTGATCTTCGTACCATCCAGCGCGACATGACCGAGCTTGACCAGCCCGGCCGTCTCGCACAACTTCAGAACCTGCACGAATAGCGCGCCGAGCGCCTTCAAATGTCGCTTGCGAAAGTCGCTGATCGGCCGAAAATCCGGCGCATCCAGCGCCACGATCATCACAAAATCGTTCCGCTCCCGGCAGGCCTTGGCAATCCGACGCGACGAATACAGCCCACTCGCATAGCTATGCAGCAGCAGCGCCACCATCATCCGCGGATCAAACGGCGGCTGCCCAAGCCCGCTCACATAGCTGCCCATGATCTCCCTGAGATCGAGGCTCTCCCGCACCAGATCAACCATAAACCGCGAGACATGGCCTTTCGGCACGAAGTCCTGCACATTCGGCGGCAGAAGCAGCGTCTGATCGATGTTCCAAGGCCGAAAATACTTGCTCATCGCCCAATGTTGAATTCAGACCCGACCAGATTTGAACAGCGACTATCCAGACAAGCTCCTAGCCCAGCTTATTCACGTTCCCGATCACCATGCGGGCCTGCGCGGCCCGCGAGAACCGCGTCAGCGCCCCAGATCTGGCTTGTTCCTCTGTCCTGCTACAGAAGCGCGTTCTCCCAATCAGTCATTCCCGGCACCGGGCTCTTATCCGCGACGACTGGCGAGCGAAGCTGTCGCCGCCGGCAGATCCCAGAGTCTGTCCTGCGTATGCTTCAGTGGAGCCGCTAACGCCTCAAAGGCCGACCTCACGTCTGCATAGGCGGCCTCCGAGGGATCGATCTCGTTGTAGGCGGTCAGCGCCTCGGCATAGTTCTGATACAGGGGCATTTGGGCCTCGTTGGTCCAGCCGAGACCGAGATACTGGAACTGATCAGCCGGAACCGTGACGCGGCCTTTGTCCAGTTCCCGAACGTAGTCCGCCGACCAGTCGTGGATGGTATAGGATTCAAGTTTGTCCATCATCGACCGCCAGCGCTTGACGCGCTCCTCAAGCGGCATGTGGGCCGCCTTGGAAATTGCGGCCGCGATCTCTTCTGGACGGTTCGGATCCACCAGCAGCGCCTCGTCCTCGTTGAAGTCTTCAGCCGCACCCGCATACTTCGATAGTACCAGAACGCCGGGATCCCTCGGATCTTGTGCAGCAACATACTCCTTAGCGACAAGATTCATTCCATCACGCAACGGTGTCACGACGCCGACATGCGCCGCGCGGTAGAGGCGCGCGAGTGCAGCCTGGCTGAATGAGTCATTCTTGTAGTGGATCGGACTCCACTCGTCTGTGCCATGCTCGGCATTAACGTGGTTGATCGCGCTCTCCACGTCGTCTTTATATTTTTGATACTCTTCGACGTCGGCGCGTGAAGACGGCGCTATCTGCAACAGCGAGATGCTGTGCGGCTCGGCCGCTAAAAGCTGATTGAAAGCTTCGACCCGTTTGTCGATACCTTTCGTGTAGTCGAGTCGGTCTACGCCGATCGCAAACTTCGCTCCCTCGAAATTCTGCAATAATGACGAGATTTTTTCTTGCTCTGCGGGCGAGAGGTCTGCCGCAAGATACCCTGCGAACTGCTTGGGATCGATACCGATTGGGAATTTTCGAAGTCGCGTCTGACCACGCTCGGAGGTCACGACGCCATCCTTGCTCTCCAGGCCGAAATGGGTCTGGAGACAGGCCAGGAAATTGTTCAGATCCCGGTTCGTCTGAAAGCCGAGCAGATCGTACTTCAGCATCGACGTCATCAGTTCGCGATGGTGTGGTACGCGCTCTATCATGTCAGGCGCCGGCCATGGCGTATGTAGGAAAAAGCCGGTTGGCCGCTCAATGCCGAGCTTATGCAGATCGGCACCGAGCGGAAGCAAATGATAATCATGCACCCAGAATGCGTCCCGATCCCGCAAATCGAACGCCGCACGTGCCATAAAGTCGTTGATCTTTCGATAGCTGCCATAATCCTCTTCCGAGCCCG
It includes:
- a CDS encoding alpha,alpha-trehalose-phosphate synthase (UDP-forming), whose amino-acid sequence is MNIDPWHTESFMESYSILLQEQSKEVSAQANSQVHSPPHQASFEREQQADAGPSHAVVSVDVEDRLDTVNQQPDMKLVVVSNRVAPFDPNKPQTGGLAAALEPVVERSGAVWMGSSEKRGDGTEQPLPLVKTGAGDVARLDLPAADYPGYYRGFSNSTLWPALHSLPDRMSGSEEDYGSYRKINDFMARAAFDLRDRDAFWVHDYHLLPLGADLHKLGIERPTGFFLHTPWPAPDMIERVPHHRELMTSMLKYDLLGFQTNRDLNNFLACLQTHFGLESKDGVVTSERGQTRLRKFPIGIDPKQFAGYLAADLSPAEQEKISSLLQNFEGAKFAIGVDRLDYTKGIDKRVEAFNQLLAAEPHSISLLQIAPSSRADVEEYQKYKDDVESAINHVNAEHGTDEWSPIHYKNDSFSQAALARLYRAAHVGVVTPLRDGMNLVAKEYVAAQDPRDPGVLVLSKYAGAAEDFNEDEALLVDPNRPEEIAAAISKAAHMPLEERVKRWRSMMDKLESYTIHDWSADYVRELDKGRVTVPADQFQYLGLGWTNEAQMPLYQNYAEALTAYNEIDPSEAAYADVRSAFEALAAPLKHTQDRLWDLPAATASLASRRG